In the Corynebacterium gerontici genome, one interval contains:
- a CDS encoding ribose-phosphate diphosphokinase — protein sequence MTCQNASTNEKNMMLFSGRAHPELAEAVARELGTEITPTTARDFANGEIFVRFEESVRGCDAFVLQSHRQPLNKWLMEQLIMIDALKRGSAKRITAILPFYPYARQDKKHRGREPISARLVADLLRTAGADRIVSVDLHTDQIQGFFDGPVDHMHAMPILTDYIKSKYTLDNIVVVSPDAGRVKVAEKWANTLGDAPMAFVHKTRSVDTANQVVANRVVGDVAGKTAVLLDDMIDTGGTIAGAVGVLRDAGAEDVIIACTHGVFSDPARERLSGCGAKEVITTDTLPQDTEGWENLTVLSIAPLLAKTIHEIFENGSVTTLFEGSA from the coding sequence GGAGCTCGCCGAGGCGGTCGCCCGCGAACTGGGCACAGAGATCACGCCCACCACTGCGCGTGACTTCGCAAATGGCGAGATCTTCGTCCGCTTCGAGGAATCCGTCCGTGGCTGTGACGCCTTCGTGCTGCAGTCCCACCGCCAGCCACTGAACAAGTGGCTGATGGAACAACTCATCATGATTGATGCGCTCAAGCGTGGCTCCGCCAAGCGCATCACCGCAATTTTGCCCTTCTACCCCTATGCCCGTCAGGACAAGAAGCACCGCGGCCGTGAGCCGATTTCCGCCCGCCTGGTAGCGGATCTCCTTCGCACCGCTGGCGCAGATCGCATCGTGAGCGTGGACCTGCACACTGATCAGATTCAAGGATTCTTCGACGGTCCCGTGGATCACATGCACGCGATGCCCATCCTCACCGACTACATCAAGTCCAAGTACACCCTGGACAATATCGTGGTGGTCTCCCCCGACGCCGGCCGTGTGAAGGTGGCCGAGAAGTGGGCTAACACCCTGGGCGATGCACCCATGGCATTCGTTCACAAAACCCGCAGCGTGGACACCGCCAACCAAGTGGTAGCCAACCGCGTGGTCGGCGACGTGGCAGGCAAGACTGCCGTGCTGCTCGACGACATGATTGACACCGGCGGAACCATCGCCGGTGCCGTCGGCGTGCTTCGCGATGCCGGTGCAGAAGACGTGATCATCGCCTGCACACACGGTGTGTTCTCTGATCCTGCCCGCGAACGTCTCTCTGGCTGTGGCGCCAAGGAAGTTATTACGACGGACACCCTCCCGCAGGACACCGAGGGTTGGGAAAACCTCACCGTGCTCTCCATCGCCCCGCTGCTGGCGAAGACGATCCACGAGATCTTTGAAAACGGCTCGGTTACAACGCTGTTTGAGGGTTCCGCCTAG
- the pulA gene encoding type I pullulanase — MQESNRHSAPKDWPGLYGYQLGALLCDGSTVFRVFAPEAQDVQLLVNGELFSMSPTREGYWESRQPGELEGVEYQFIVDGRVCNDPNARASLANSGVSVVVRPDPLPRAEPFAGNPVIYEAHVRDMTIGPENGITHKGKFLGLAERGTTTPEGQPTGLDYIASLGVTHIQLLPIFDFATVDELGDLSFNAQYNWGYDPAQYNVPEGSYATDPSDPLCRIRELKMMIQAMHDAGLRVIMDVVYNHVFDVAQSPLHHTAPGYYFRYRRGHLLNGTGVGNETASEQPMMRKLMVDSVMYWAKEFAIDGFRFDLMGIHDVETMNEIRRALDTIDPSIIVLGEGWHMGNHPKGVVPANMGNAHLMPRIFHFNDRFRDAMKGPALVEHSTGVISGARNESLMRQLFEELSGKGLDQSVVYNEAHDNATMFDKLTSTMPRTSEQEVLDRCALATALQFFARGLVFIHAGQEMMRTKGGDENSYRSPDHVNAFDYERARQLKQYVDRFRQLCAFRRSYAPDSIEAVEITSSHVVFKVDGRTLLFEPNPPRLVDLEHPQMDVLL; from the coding sequence GTGCAGGAATCCAATAGGCACTCTGCCCCCAAGGACTGGCCCGGACTCTATGGCTATCAATTGGGGGCATTGCTCTGTGATGGCTCAACCGTATTCCGGGTATTTGCGCCTGAAGCCCAGGACGTCCAGCTCCTCGTCAACGGCGAGCTCTTCTCGATGAGCCCAACGCGTGAGGGCTATTGGGAATCGCGGCAACCAGGCGAGCTCGAGGGGGTCGAGTACCAGTTCATCGTCGATGGGCGCGTATGCAATGACCCCAACGCTCGCGCCAGCTTGGCCAATAGTGGTGTCTCGGTGGTGGTGCGCCCCGATCCCCTTCCTCGCGCCGAGCCCTTTGCAGGCAACCCGGTCATTTACGAGGCGCACGTTCGCGATATGACCATAGGCCCAGAGAACGGCATTACGCACAAAGGCAAGTTCCTAGGCCTGGCTGAACGCGGTACCACCACGCCCGAGGGCCAGCCAACAGGGCTGGACTACATCGCTTCCCTGGGCGTCACGCATATCCAGCTTTTGCCCATCTTTGACTTCGCCACGGTGGATGAGCTGGGCGATCTCAGCTTCAATGCCCAGTACAACTGGGGCTATGATCCGGCGCAATACAACGTGCCGGAGGGCTCCTATGCCACAGATCCGAGTGATCCTTTGTGCCGCATCCGCGAGTTGAAAATGATGATTCAGGCGATGCATGACGCAGGTCTTCGCGTGATCATGGACGTGGTGTATAACCATGTGTTCGACGTGGCACAATCTCCCTTGCATCACACCGCTCCCGGCTACTATTTCCGCTACCGCAGGGGCCACCTGCTCAACGGCACAGGGGTGGGCAATGAGACGGCTTCTGAGCAGCCGATGATGCGCAAGCTCATGGTGGATTCGGTGATGTATTGGGCCAAGGAATTCGCCATCGACGGCTTCCGTTTTGATCTCATGGGAATCCACGACGTGGAGACGATGAATGAGATTCGCCGCGCGTTAGACACGATCGATCCGAGTATCATCGTCCTCGGCGAAGGCTGGCATATGGGGAATCATCCGAAGGGTGTCGTTCCCGCCAACATGGGCAATGCCCACCTCATGCCGCGCATTTTCCACTTCAACGATCGTTTCCGCGACGCAATGAAGGGCCCGGCGCTGGTCGAGCATTCCACGGGCGTGATTTCGGGGGCTCGCAACGAATCCTTAATGCGCCAGCTCTTCGAGGAGCTCAGCGGCAAGGGGCTAGATCAGTCGGTCGTTTATAACGAGGCCCACGACAACGCCACGATGTTTGACAAGCTGACGTCCACGATGCCTCGCACGAGCGAACAGGAAGTACTGGATCGCTGCGCCCTGGCAACGGCGCTGCAATTCTTTGCCCGCGGCCTGGTGTTCATTCACGCAGGTCAGGAGATGATGCGCACCAAGGGCGGGGATGAGAATTCCTACCGCTCCCCGGATCATGTCAATGCCTTCGATTATGAGCGCGCACGGCAGCTTAAGCAGTACGTGGACCGTTTCCGCCAGCTTTGTGCTTTTCGACGTTCCTACGCCCCCGACTCCATCGAGGCCGTTGAGATCACGTCTTCGCATGTGGTGTTCAAAGTTGATGGGCGCACCTTGCTCTTCGAGCCGAATCCGCCACGCTTGGTGGACTTGGAGCACCCGCAAATGGATGTGCTACTCTAG
- a CDS encoding 50S ribosomal protein L25/general stress protein Ctc, whose amino-acid sequence MAQYPTIAAKPRDEFGKGAARRLRRAGFVPGVIYGGALEDPIHFAVDILELHALIRNNGANAVFELDLEGEPHLAMVKHVDQNVLTLNVDHVDLLAIKRGEKVEVEVPVVLEGEVAQGAQLVQDADVVLVEADVLSIPEEIIHSVEGAEIDTKILASDLQMPANTTLIADPETVIGSVGHEEVAEEPEDAEEQAAEEIDETDASEVEATEEDAT is encoded by the coding sequence ATGGCTCAGTACCCCACCATTGCCGCTAAGCCCCGCGATGAGTTCGGCAAGGGCGCTGCCCGCCGCCTGCGTCGCGCAGGTTTCGTGCCCGGTGTTATCTACGGCGGCGCACTTGAAGATCCGATCCACTTCGCTGTGGACATCCTGGAGCTCCACGCTCTGATCCGTAACAATGGCGCAAACGCCGTGTTCGAGCTCGACCTCGAAGGTGAGCCGCACCTCGCCATGGTCAAGCACGTTGACCAGAACGTTCTCACCCTAAACGTAGACCACGTTGATCTGCTCGCCATCAAGCGTGGCGAAAAGGTTGAGGTTGAGGTTCCCGTGGTGCTCGAAGGTGAAGTTGCACAGGGCGCTCAGCTCGTGCAGGACGCCGACGTTGTGCTCGTTGAGGCCGACGTGCTCTCCATCCCCGAAGAGATCATCCACTCCGTTGAAGGCGCAGAGATCGACACCAAGATCCTTGCTTCTGACCTGCAGATGCCTGCAAACACCACCCTCATTGCTGACCCCGAGACGGTCATCGGTTCCGTGGGCCACGAAGAGGTTGCTGAGGAGCCTGAGGACGCCGAGGAGCAGGCCGCCGAGGAAATCGACGAGACCGACGCTTCTGAGGTTGAGGCCACCGAAGAAGACGCTACCTAA